One genomic window of Entelurus aequoreus isolate RoL-2023_Sb linkage group LG07, RoL_Eaeq_v1.1, whole genome shotgun sequence includes the following:
- the LOC133653111 gene encoding uncharacterized protein LOC133653111 isoform X2, producing MEMEGLKRMVELLISWDLDVGVLVTDRHRQIAKWIRENMPNTRHCYDIWHVAKSIGKKLKAIYKHKDCEDLKPWVQSIINHLYWAAVSTPPGEGALLVAKWKSVERHIQNIHKDHGDLFPICTHGQLQRQKKWLKQSSRSAVKLEEVVNNKSLLKDIAMLSGEHQTSKVEAFHSLIIQFAPKMYVFSYIGMLCRNLLAGRHWNENSSRPIATTQAGAERYAVRYPKYKAGGHVVKKIATEPTYRYVDELIREVVAGCRQTPDQRTPVSVTVDVPPFLCDELEKPDKEEAIAKHRSRFGKC from the exons atggagatggaaggactgaagaggatggtggagctgttgatcagctgggacctggatgtcggggtgctggtgacagaccgacacagacagatcgctaaatggattcgcgaaaacatgcccaatacacggcactgctatgacatctggcatgttgcaaaat ccatcggaaagaaactgaaggccatctacaagcataaggactgtgaagacctgaagccctgggtgcaaagtataatcaaccacctctactgggcagcagtgtctacaccgcctggagagggggcacttctggttgccaagtggaagtctgtggagcgacacattcagaacatccacaaggaccatggcgacctcttcccaatttgtactcatggacaactgcaacggcaaaagaaatggctcaaacaaa gttcacgctcagcagtgaaactggaggaggtggtcaacaacaagtccctgctgaaagatatcgccatgctgtcgggtgaacaccagacttccaaggtggaggcgttccatagccttatcatacag ttcgcaccgaaaatgtatgtcttctcatacatcggaatgctgtgcag GAACCTGCTTGCTGGACGGCACTGGAATGAAAACTCGAGCCGCCCTATAGCCACTACACAAGCGGGTGCTGAGCGCTATGCAGTACGCTACccgaagtataaagcagggggccatgtggtcaagaaaatcgcgacagagccaacatacc gctacgtagatgaattgatcagggaggttgttgctggctgcagacagaccccTGACCAGAGAACACCAGTCAGCGTCACTGTGGATGTGCCTCCCTTCCTCTgcgatgaactggagaagccagacaaggaggaagccatcgccaagcacaggagtcgcttcggtaagtgttaa
- the LOC133653111 gene encoding uncharacterized protein LOC133653111 isoform X3, whose translation MEMEGLKRMVELLISWDLDVGVLVTDRHRQIAKWIRENMPNTRHCYDIWHVAKSIGKKLKAIYKHKDCEDLKPWVQSIINHLYWAAVSTPPGEGALLVAKWKSVERHIQNIHKDHGDLFPICTHGQLQRQKKWLKQSSRSAVKLEEVVNNKSLLKDIAMLSGEHQTSKVEAFHSLIIQFAPKMYVFSYIGMLCRNLLAGRHWNENSSRPIATTQAGAERYAVRYPKYKAGGHVVKKIATEPTYRYVDELIREVVAGCRQTPDQRTPVSVTVDVPPFLCDELEKPDKEEAIAKHRSRFV comes from the exons atggagatggaaggactgaagaggatggtggagctgttgatcagctgggacctggatgtcggggtgctggtgacagaccgacacagacagatcgctaaatggattcgcgaaaacatgcccaatacacggcactgctatgacatctggcatgttgcaaaat ccatcggaaagaaactgaaggccatctacaagcataaggactgtgaagacctgaagccctgggtgcaaagtataatcaaccacctctactgggcagcagtgtctacaccgcctggagagggggcacttctggttgccaagtggaagtctgtggagcgacacattcagaacatccacaaggaccatggcgacctcttcccaatttgtactcatggacaactgcaacggcaaaagaaatggctcaaacaaa gttcacgctcagcagtgaaactggaggaggtggtcaacaacaagtccctgctgaaagatatcgccatgctgtcgggtgaacaccagacttccaaggtggaggcgttccatagccttatcatacag ttcgcaccgaaaatgtatgtcttctcatacatcggaatgctgtgcag GAACCTGCTTGCTGGACGGCACTGGAATGAAAACTCGAGCCGCCCTATAGCCACTACACAAGCGGGTGCTGAGCGCTATGCAGTACGCTACccgaagtataaagcagggggccatgtggtcaagaaaatcgcgacagagccaacatacc gctacgtagatgaattgatcagggaggttgttgctggctgcagacagaccccTGACCAGAGAACACCAGTCAGCGTCACTGTGGATGTGCCTCCCTTCCTCTgcgatgaactggagaagccagacaaggaggaagccatcgccaagcacaggagtcgcttcg